The window TCTACCTCGAGCTCGGCCTCGGGAGGCCGGCGAGGTGCGGGGAGGGGCGCGTCGACGCCTTCCCCGAGGGTCACTACCTCATTAGGCAGATGGATATGGGGGTCCTCCTCTATAGGGAGAGCGATGGCCGCGTCTGGAAGATCAGATAGAGTGGTCGTCCTCGACTTCGACGGAGTGATAGCGAAGCTGGACGTAGACTGGGCGTCTCTGAGGCGTGCCGTCAGGGACAGGCTCGGCCTCGACGTGCGTAGCATAAACGAGGCGTTTAGGGAGCTCTGCGGCACCCCGCTCTTCCTCGCCCTACACGAGTTCGTGGAGGCTTATGAGGTCGAGTCGGCGGCTAGGGCGAGCGTGTTCCCCGACGTGGCGCATTTCCTGGAGAGGTGGGGCGGAGCTGTGGCGATAGCCAGCATGCAGTCAGAGCGCGCGATACGCCTGGCGCTGTCCCTATCCGGCCTAGACAAGGCCTTCTCCGAAATAGCGGCCAGACCTCGCTTCTGCTCCAAGGAGGCCGAGCTGAGGCACTTCGCCGAGAAGTACGGCGCCGATAAGATAATCTTCGTCGACGACAGGAACGACAACGTGGAGGTTTGCAGAAAGGTCGGGATAGCCGGTTGCGTGCGGCTCGACAGAAGACGCGGCGATACCCTCAGCACATTGCTCCACAACCTCTAACGCGCGCCGAGTCGCCCCCTCCAACATCTGTCCGAGGTCGCGAGCCGCCGTGTGCTAGTGCCGCATTGTCGTAGCGGTCATAATATATAGATAGCCTCGCGGTAGGATGATGTTCTTAAAACTGCCGCCGTATTGTTGAGTCTGTTGATTTGAGGACCGGAGGAGGTCGTGGAGAGAGCCTTGGCGGAGGCCCGTAGCGAGGAGATGAAGGCCGTTGCTGAGGCCTTAAAGGCCCTCGCCGACTACATCAAGGCCGGATTCGCGGAGCTGGCCGCGCGGATAGAGAACCTAGAGAAACGCGCCTCCGATCTAGAGAGGAGAGTCTCCAACGTCGAGGATAGGCTCTGCGCGCTCGCCGAAGCCGCCCTCTCCCGCTACGTCTGGGAGGACCTCCGGGCGGAGGTCGAGGCTGGGGGGCGAGACATACCGTTGCTGGCATTCCGCTGGCGTGGGATTACTAGCTCCAACAACGTCTGACCGCTCGGCCAAAATGATGTAGGTCCCGTCTACGCTCCCACGTGCAAGGCCCAGAGGCTGTCGGAGACGCGGTCGTCGCATGGAGTCCGCACAGGCGCTTCTCGGGTCCTGGAAGGCTCTAGGGCCGCGGCCTCAACGGCTAGCCGGCCTCTCCCTTACCTCCTCTACCTCGCTCCTCAGCTCGACGACCTCCCGCTGGATCTCTGCAACCGCTCTCTGTAGCTCCATCAGCATGCTCTGTATATCCGCGACGGTGCTCTGGATATCTCCGATTATCTGGTACACGCCGTTCACCCTCTCGTTGACGGTGTCAACCCTGGCGTTCACATCCTCTATCCTCTTCCTGAGCGCGTCGGCGAGTTCGCCAATGCGTGCGTTGATCTCGTCGATCCTCCTGTTTGCCCAGTCTATCCCCTGCTAATATCTAGCACGGCGGAGTGAGAGGCTTCCATGTATATGCCAACCGGTATTTAAATAAACG of the Thermoproteus uzoniensis 768-20 genome contains:
- a CDS encoding HAD family hydrolase, with the protein product MVVLDFDGVIAKLDVDWASLRRAVRDRLGLDVRSINEAFRELCGTPLFLALHEFVEAYEVESAARASVFPDVAHFLERWGGAVAIASMQSERAIRLALSLSGLDKAFSEIAARPRFCSKEAELRHFAEKYGADKIIFVDDRNDNVEVCRKVGIAGCVRLDRRRGDTLSTLLHNL